The Pristis pectinata isolate sPriPec2 chromosome 9, sPriPec2.1.pri, whole genome shotgun sequence genomic interval aggagaatctgagggggaacttcttcactcagagggtggtgcgagtgtgaaacgagctgccagcagaaatggtggatgcgggttcaaatGTAACctttaagaaaagtttggataagtatgtggatgagggaggtatggagggctatggtccgggtgcaggtagatgggcctaggcagaaaaccagttcagcatggactagatgggctgaagggcctgtttctgtgttgtagtgccctatgactctataaaagatTGCTGAGTGATGCACAATGGATATTCTGTGGATTCCCAGCAATGCTGTTTTCAGTTGAAATCCTGGCAACATgaagatttatttttatgttattgACAGGACACGTTCAGTGTCTGCAAAGGAAGTGATTTTTTGGTTACTTCCCAGAGCGCCATTAAGGAATTCAAAGTACAATCAAAGGAAGTACAAAGTTTAGTTAAAATtgggtaaaatttttaaaaatttcttgtcAATTCGACAAGAATTGACAAGAAATCAGCTATCAAAAATCGGTAACGGAAAATTACACATTTAATCACTGAGTAACCTCCAGTGTTAAATCTCAAACACAGTGCACATCACCTCATCATATACCAGTTTATTAGAACCAACCACTCCAACATGAGATAACACAAATACAGAAGTACTCTGGACAAATGAGCTTCGTAATAGGAAAGCCAATGCCTGCAGTTCAATGCCATGGCACTAGTGTCATTTTTGAGATCAGAAGGTTTGATGTTTCTGAAGTTCTTTTTTTACCCACAATAAATGTATGAAAAAGTTAGGAACCAAAAGGAGTAGCTGGCTTCTAATTGCAGTGCCACACCACTTGACTATTTATTTAACTAGAGAATCCTAGAACATACTGTATACACACCACAAATGAGGAGATTTTTGATAAAATTATTGataaaaaattattttgataacactattacaatgcaccctgacctgctgaatatttctagcattttctgtttatattttgcatATCcggcatcttttttttattttctgaatcgCCCTTGTGTCTCGGATGCACCTTCTGCACAAAGAGCACACGGAGTTTTATCATTGCTCTGTATTACACTCTGTTTGGATCACATTGATTCTAGCGTGACTTTTGTTAGTCACACTAGACTGCGCTGGACTGACACTCCTGTCAGGTAAGTCTTCCACACTGCACCACCAGCACGCCAGTTCCTTCCTGACATTGCTTCTGACACACAATCGACTAAGATCCCCAGTGAAAGGCTTGGTCTGCAACACCCCTCCTGGCCCCCAGTGACAGCATCAATCTCCTCCCCATCTTCCTACCTGTACTTTCCTCTTTGCCACCTGAGCCCCCGATCGATGGTCCTAAgtcatttttttcctcattaaTGTAAAATAGTGTAAATGGGGCTGATTCTGGTTCACTTGGGACTCTGCACAATTTTGAACGGTCTGAGATTGTGCTAGGAAAACCAAGGGATGGACCTTCCTTCTATCCCTTCTCCCCTTAacattggaattggcttattgttgtcacatgtaccaaggtacagtgaaaaacttgccttgcataccattcgtacagatcaattcattacacagtgcattgaggcagtacaaggtaaaacaataatgaattgatctgtatgtggGGAGCTGTTGTCTGAAAAGTCGATTTTTCACAATCCTACATCTTTTGTCCTCTGGAATTTCAAAGCTAAAGAGTCCACATTTGTTGAATAATGACGCTGAATCAGAGAAGCAGCTAGGGTGAGACTCAAATTTTTAACCACTTCGGAACAGGCTCTCTAGGGTTGCAGGgtacgtaatgctattacagcgccagcgacccgggttcaattccagccactgtctgtaaggagtttatacgttctctccatgtctgcgtgggtttcctccgggtgctccggtttcctcccacgttccaaagacgtacgggttaggaagttgtgggcatgctatgttggcgccagaagcgtggtgacacttgcgggctgcccccagaacactctatgcaaaagatgtatttcactgtgtgtttcaatgtacgtgcgactaataaagaaatctgattttATCTGTTAATCCCATCATGAGAATGTTACTTGGCTGGATTGAGTTGGTCCAGGTCCCATGAACAGATCTCACTGGCCTTCTGCACCCTACAACCAGTGCAGCCTTTGTTTGATTGAGGAGAAGAGTTTTTGATGATCGAGACTTGGACCTGACACAAACTTGTGCTCTGGCAGTCAGCAGTTGTCCCTGCTGGCCTTCCTACTTCTGGGACTTGTACTATATAGCAGGCACCTCCAGGCACTGGAAAGATGTCACCAGTGCCGTCTTTGGATCCACTGGAAGGgtaaatgaaccaatgtcagtgccaacatccccagcattgattcCCTGTTTTCGCTCAGTTGGCTGTGttggacaggccacatcattcgCAGACCTGACACCGGACTACCAAGACAGAACTGAGCTCTGTCaatggaagaagaagaaaaagattcaaggatgtgctcaaagctacCTTGAAGAAATCCAAATCCCACTGACTCCTAGGACTCTCTGGCCCatggctgctcaaaatggagaagcattagggatggtattgagaactttgagtccaCACTAAAGACCTGATGGAGTCTGCCGTTCCCATATTGGCGTCATCAGCCATCTCAAAACTCTTAGAACtatgtggaagcaagtcatcctccatcctgagggactgcctaaaaagcTCTTTTAGCAGTAAGGCCACCTTGGATCCCATCCTCAAAGTTCTGATAGAAGACAGAGCTGGAGGCAGAACTTCTATcatttgagagcttcaagttcctaggagtgaacatcaccaacaacctgtcctggtccaaccatgtagatgccatggccaagaaagctcaccagcacctctacttcctcaggaggctaaagaaatctggcttgtccccctttgaccctcaccaaatttttattgatgcaccacagaaagcatcctatctggatgcatcactgcttggtacggcaactgttctgcctgggaccgcaagaaaccgcagtgAGTAGTGGatccagcccagcacatcacagaaactagcctcgcTTCTCGCtggcttggtaaagcagccaacatagtcaaagacctcacccaccctggacatactctcttctccccctcccattgggcagaggacataaaagcctgaaagcatgtaccaccaggctcaaggacagcttctatcccgctgatataagacaattgaacggtgccctagtatgataagatggactcttgacctcacaatctacttcgttatgaccttgcaccttattgtctacctgcactgcactttctctgtaaccgtaacactttattctgcattctgttactgttttaccttgtattacctcaatgcactgttgtcatgaattgatctgtatggatggtatgcaagacaagttttgtcacagtacctcggtatatgtgatgATAACTTGCCAATTTACAGCTAGTTTTTAACGTCTCTGGCATTCAGACCTACAGaataataaaaattaatataaatgattagaaaaatagttaaattttgtttaaaaaacattAGTCTTGAAGGATGTGTTAGTGTTTTAAAGTAAGATAACTGGGAGCGGGAATCTTCCCATTTTTCAGGTAgaactccattgaaatgaattgaaTGACTGATCCCATTGGTTCTTGCTCTTTAAGACCGTCAGCTCACTTGAGCTTTTCTCATTTGTGAGCACTGTTTACAACGGCAGGCAATTGAGGATGCCATTTTATACTTGGCAGCTGCTCTGCGGTATCTCAACCAGGTGATTCCTTTGGGAGTAAATGTTGGCAGCAGATTTTGACAGCATTCAGCCGTAGAAAGGATTGTGGTTGGTGCATTTGCTGACATCCCATTTTTAAGCTGAGGCTATAAATAAGTCAGAAATAGTCATCCTGGCTGATTTGTTCTTCCCCCTAATCTGCGGAGAAAGGAGCTCTCCTATCTGATATCAATCCTGTTGTTTGCACCATTGCTATAACATTTTTTGAAACCATGAAAGAGTAAGTAGATCAGACAAGAGCAAACAAACATGAGTATCCAAAGAGAACTGTTTGGAAAAATAAGACCTTTGCACTTGTCACAAAGCGTGCAACTTCAGGGCTGTGTTTATTTTCAAGCTTTTCGTCAGTTAAATTCATCAGCAAAATGTAACATTACGACATACCACATTTATCTTGTTGCTGTACTCTGCTCTGACTTATTTAGATTATCACTGGTAAGCAGAGCAAGTCATGAAGAAATCCAATTGTGCAATTATCCAGACGTAGAATCAGCATCGAGTGAACATTGGCGTAGGATTGCACCACAAATGTTATGACGTCAATGAAAGCTGGGAGTTTTATGCCAAAATATCAGCAGagacaggtgggggagtggaTCCACCTTTGCCACCCGGTGGCAGGCTCACGCAGATATTGATTGGCAGCACAACGAACAGGAACAGGATTGGACCATCTGGCCCTTGGCCCCTCCTCTCCATTCattaagttcatggctgatcctcaactgCAGCACCATTTTTATGGCTCTTACTCCACATCACTTGATATCCAgatatctattgatttctgttttcaACAAACTCATTGACTGAGCCTCCtcaaccctcttgggtagaaacttaagataagatagatagatatctttattagtcacacagtgaaatgcatcttttgcatagagtgttctgggggcagcccacaagtgttgccacttttccggcgccaacatagcacgcccacaacttcctaacccgtacggctttggaatgtgggaggaaaccggagcactcagaggaaacccacgcagtcacgtggagaacgtacaggcagcggccggaatcgaacccaggtcgctggcgctgtaaagcgttatgctaaccgctacactacagtgctccaaagtttcaccacccactgagtggAAAAtattctccttatttcagtcatAAGCAGCttgcctcttattttgagactttgatccctggttctagactccttaaCTAGGGGAACCATTCTTCCTGAATCCAACCCGTCAAACCTTGTAAAGTATTTTGTAATTTTCAGTGAGATTTCTTGTTCATCTAAATGGTAAAGAACACAGCCTAGCCTACTGAATGTCTCTTTGTATGGCAGACCTGCCATCCCCAGAACGagtctagtaaatctttccctcactccttctatggcaaatatatccttAATAAATCCAATTTTGTTTGCTTCCACTCCCGCTTATCAAGAAACTTTCAGATTAGGAACCTTGCCAAGAGACCATGACCAAAGCTCTCGAGCATGCTGTATctggaggctttgaagaaggaAATGGAAAGTAGGAGAAATGTCCTTTGTTTGTATAAGTCCCTTCAGACAGGCTCAAAAGACAGTagagactttgtcccagggtgacaatggctaacacgaggggacgtgattttaaggtgattagaggaagatataagggggatgtcaggggtaagtttttttacacagagagtgatgggtgtgtggaacgcactgccggcagaggttgtgggggcagatacgttagagatatttaagagactcttagatagacacatgaatgatagaaagatagggggctatgagggagggaagggttagatagatcttagagcaggataaaatgctggcacaacattgtgggctgaagggcctgtactgtgctgtagtgttctatgttctaaacaaatGGGTTTCTAAGAGTCAAGTGCAAGGACCCAGGGGCAGTGGTGTAAGAAAGTTAGTTACCTTACACAAATGTCAGCCTCGATTAAACCTATCATTAAATGTTATGTCCAGTTGCTTGATGCACTGACTGGTAGTGGAGCCTTCTCCAAGCTTGCTTTGTGCAAGCTTGGAGCCTGGTGTGGCGTGGTACGGTGCAGCATGATGCACGACCTTTCCTTGCACAGGCACCCAGCTGCACTCagagaatggctttgacagcttcCGAATCTCTGTCCCTTACCATGCCAGCCATGAAAGCTATCATTGAAGTTTAAAGTTTATGAGTATCTTTGACATTTGCAAACACTCAATATCACCTGGaaagtatttaaaaatagaaatattttttgaaaataagattcattaaaaaaaacactcaagcACACTTACTGAATTGAATCAAATTGAAAGGTCTACTTATCATTCTTGTGAAAGCTCTTTATTCCAATTCATTTCAATAGGAATGGTTTACAAATGGGATCTGGCACAGGCTCAGCTGCCAAACTTCTAGCCTGAGAGCTTAGAGGTCTGGGGGTTACTGGTCCAGTACAGGGGCATTGCGACAGAGGATGGCTTAAGCTAGTGTCAGCACTAGGGCTGAGCTGTGGGAGTTCCACTGAGAACCATTGCTAAGTTTGGTAGAAGCACTGGCGCCTGTGCGGAAACTGTGGATGAAGTCTGATCGGTTTAACCTGTCAGGAAAAGGTAGAGTTGTAACAAAGAGCCGGATTGTCATTAGTTTCCCTGCTGCTTTCAACTCGGCTGTTAAACATCCTGCTCTTTTGGCAAGGAAGTTTTTGTATGTATGTTTGACCCTTTGAACTGCCTCACTGAGGTGTGTGCTTAAGCTCAGCTAGAGTCTGTGGTGGGCCTAAGAAAATTTTTAGTCAATAAATAATTTTCATAGTGCATAATGACTTGTGATTCCAAATAGTTCTGTTTGGGGGGTTCTGAGGATTTATTTAATGGTTGCCTACAGCTGGTAttgtgatagttttttttaatggtaaGGGTTTCAATTTGCATTTCAGTTGCCAAATGGTGTGTCATATCACACCGCCACCCACCAGGACAGGCAGGGGAAGCTGCAAGAACACCTTCGCCAATTGTCTGTACTCTTCAGGAAGTTGCGACTAGTCTACGACAAATGCAATGAAAACTGTGCTGGTTTAGATCCTATCCCAATGGAGGTAagaaggcaggggaagggggaaCCTAAGCTATGCCAACAATATGAGGAGGAGcagctgctcctgtttccttgtccACATCCCTTGTAGCCATGGTTGTAGCAAATCAACTTGAAATCCAGGTGTTCCTTCCTAAATCTCTGTCTATAATCATGAGCCATGTATGTAAAATTCCATTGCTTAGTTTATACAAAGAGTGTCCGTGATGCACTAAGTTAGCCTTTACGTTTTGGGTAATAACCCGTGCAAAGCCATCTTTGTAATTACTCACATTTATGAATTATTGCCCCAATACCCAAGATGGTGAAAGTTGGACTGCAATTTACATGCACATATGTCTAAAGTGAGCAGAAACCTTTAATAGTGAGACTTCAAACCTCCAGATAACGCTGCACCAAGTAAGGGTTGATTGATCTTGTACTCAATTGGAGTTGATtgggcaacaaaaaaaaaattgcagatttagAAATTCAGTTCATATTgttaatttgtctttttttaaattgtttttctgtTTATAAGAATGCATGTGTGCCCACTGTTGTGCCTAATAAACTGAGCCACAGGGCAGCTGTAACCGGGGGATGTAAAAGGCTTTATTCAACACAACAGATCTTCTGGAAAGAATCTCTTTCTCTTCTCccaacacaatgttttatactttttaaacacaaagataacaataaatcaTTAACTACAATTACctgcttaactttaacattttgaatgtagacgtgttaactttgcagaattacgtatttacaatgggagcacatcccaactagcagaacccctttgaatattcagatACTAGTAGCTGGTCCAGGAACTTCTAAGCACAAACTCccgacacccaaaatatacttaTTTTgttgcagtgttgagggatgacTCCCCCAAacatacaactagccagaataatAAGTGACAAAAGAGACATGTCCTGAACTgcgcattaagtggcagggatacacctttaccaatgtgttaatacaggacaTGGCCAcataatgccttccctgatcccatcctgaagttttcaatgaccaccaattaacacgaacattcatctattgtcttcccctgcgtagtttcgatggtacagaatcagaaagtTCCAACCCCAAGATTGGTTTTGATGAccccaaagcatcagttaaagttaaattgtgaacaggttttttttcctgaagactggttctcatgtTAATTAATATCTgatatccataatttcataactccagaataactCCATACTTCggctccatttaaaataaacaagcaCTCCAAGGGTTTGatcctgttggattcgactgttttaagtagttttttttaacatgtttagTGCTTAATACACCTCAATTGGCTGCACAAGGTATAaccacttcttagcttattgattcgtccatcaggtgaatacgtgttttctcattggttgatctTGCcacaggttttctgattggactattgttagctaaggaatacctcttaggtataaaaggtgttttttgttaatcactctcttacCTCTATGTCTCTCTTATCTTGCTCTATTGCTCATCTTGATCTCTCTCTTGCGAatcttgctctttctctcttgcctctctttctctctctctctcttgcttatcttgctctcttaCTCTCTTCCCCCTAgtcctagctcatttttagttcctttgtctcggctcatctcccggTAGTAAAGGTGGTGCTTTGTgactttctttgttttaaacttttccaataaaactttgtgaagcaccaagcatccgctcattcttggactcctgaaagaacctgcagattcgaaaataaccggatctgacaatTCCCTTGAGTATTACTTTCAAGACAATGCATGCACTTGAGTATTGACATGCAGTGCTAACCATGATCCATCTGAGATTTGTACAAGTACATTCACCAGCTATGTTAAGAAACTGGACTGATGGAGTAGTCTTTAAATATAAGGATCCACTTATTAActataacagcagaaaatgctggaaacactcatcaggtttgcagcatctgcaactttttttgattttccataCATCAGCATTCTTTGATAGGAACGCAGCTCTTCATTAAATCCTCAACTCCAGTCAGTTTCTGTAAAAGCAAGGTAACTAATTTCGCAACTAGAGTGAGACATTTGCTTTCTAATAAACCAACTTAACAAAATTTATTGAATGATTGCATTTGTTTCCTAAGGTAGTGctttaatttgtaaatattttttctgCTTATTAGTGATGGGTTTGCCTCAGCAACCAAGAATTTCATGGAATGTGGATTATTACTATTGCAATTCCTGtccaaatggaaattaaaatgaaaagctgGGAATTTTGTTCAAAGAAGGCAGTCTGAAATTCCTTGCattttttattgtccatccctattgCCCTTGAAGGTAGCAGTAGTtattcttgaattgctgcagcctCTCTAGTGTAGGTACTCCCATAATGCTGCTAGATaggtttcccttatacgatgagatggactctgacctcacaatctaccttgttgtgaccttgcaccttatcgtctacctgcactgcacttcctctgtagctgtgacactttactctgtactgttattgtttttacctgtactacctcaatgcactctgtactaactcaatgtgactgcactgtgtaatgaattgacctgtacgatcggtatgcaaggcaagtttttcattgtacctcggtacaagtgacaataataaacgaataccaataccagtccAGACTGTGCCTTCAAGAGCTGATGCCCCTTCCTGATTGCTAAGCAACAAGATGATAGCAGCTGTAATAAATTTCTGCTGACCCAGACAGGTTACACTGGTTTGCagctgttttgcagtctttttgggGGTACTTAATTTGACTTAAGTACTATATGCAATAATATTTTAGCACACTAAAAAATCTGAAATCTGATTTCCACTTATGTATGTACGGAGTAAAGATCCAAAAAGCTGCATATGAACTGAGTTAAATAGTACTCACTGAGCAGAAAGCAATGCATGACACTTAAAAATGAAAGTGgcttaattatttttattatgtCTCCATAGCAACTTATTCCTTATGTGGAAGATGAAAGTACAAAGCACGAAGATCATAGCTTGGCAAATCAACTCCGCTTAGCAAGTGAAGAGAGGCGGGAAATTGTAGAGGTAAATAAGGtacagaaacattttgaaaactttattaaaatataaCTTCAATTGTTTAATGTTTATGAAAGAAGTTGTAGATAAATGGGTTGGAACATAATTTGCTGTAAAGTTTTATGCTCAACAAGGTCATGGTGGGAACAACAGGGCTGTGGCACTGTGAATCCCTAGAGTTTCCTTATGAAAACCAAGCCAGGGATTATTTGAACTCGACAATGCATCATAACAACCTTCTATGAAGCATACCCTACTGCGGCCTTTCTGAGACGAGCTGTGCTGTAATTTGAGATCATCAGTCCGATCTTGCAGCCAGCAGCAATATAAATAGTGAGGGAAATTTCATCCTGTTAATCTGGGCTGGATTCCAAAAATAGAGGAAAATGTATGTAAACTACTTTGCCACCTGCTTCCTTTTAATTGGTGTTGTTAAAGTTTAGTACTGTGCCTAAAAATGGAAGGTAGGTTGTGGGAGATTACCCTTTGTTCAGAGTTTTATGGGGGGAAAATAAAAACTTCTTTTGATGTGTTTTGCATTCTGCGTGCTGAAATCCTTAAATTGGATCTCCCACCATTTCAGCTGTTCCAGTACATCACTAATGAGAAGCAGTCTTTACATCCTGCAGCTGGATAGAGACACGGTTCAAATGATACATTTGACACATTTCAATAATAAAACTGGCTTTTTTTTCTTAAGCCAAACCACCAACAAATTTTTGAACTTCTCTCCATAAAGACTTTCCATTAGACTAAACAGTCGAGAAGAAGCTCTACAGTTATTCTTGCATCAGATTTAGACTTGCGAAAGAAACTTCAAAATGTGATATGGCCATTCAGCACATTAAGCTTACTCCCTCCAGAAACCACAATACTTCTCCATTACCATTTTAGAGAAAGGAAAAGCTCTCCATCAACCTCTTCTGGAGGGAAAATTCTAGTCCCTTTTCAAAAATTAATCCTAAAACCTCTGTCCTTCTTTCTATTACTCTGTGACAATTGATTCGGATGAAAGTGAATGTGGGGGTGTGGATTTTAAATGCTCTTGTTCCAACCTCCTCATCTAATTTTGAATAAAATGTTCAGCTTACTATTCATCTATGGGTATTGCTAAAGCAACATTTTCTGGCTGAAACTGCCAgaggtgatttttatttttgtcccAAGATTTTAGTATCTCTCAAATCCATG includes:
- the LOC127574289 gene encoding mediator of RNA polymerase II transcription subunit 30-like isoform X2, which translates into the protein MATPPVPGAGMPGAFSGPQAQAGREVNTASLCRIGQETVQDIVSRTMEIFQLLRNMQLPNGVSYHTATHQDRQGKLQEHLRQLSVLFRKLRLVYDKCNENCAGLDPIPMEQLIPYVEDESTKHEDHSLANQLRLASEERREIVEVNKKLKQKNQQLKQIMDQLRNLIWDINAMLAMRN